A window from Balearica regulorum gibbericeps isolate bBalReg1 chromosome 1, bBalReg1.pri, whole genome shotgun sequence encodes these proteins:
- the CBX6 gene encoding chromobox protein homolog 6 isoform X2: protein MELSAVGERVFAAESIIKRRIRKGRIEYLVKWKGWAIKYSTWEPEENILDSRLIAAFEQKERERELYGPKKRGPKPKTFLLKPGSSASSPKLHSSAAVHRLKKDIRRCHRMSRRPLPRPDPQNGGSVGGGTGIRPPVSPFSETVRIINRKVKPREPKRSRIILNLKVIDKGGKPANGAGGLARPKIPSRNRVIGKSKKFSESVLRTQIRHMKFGAFSLYNKPSTAPAPSLEGKGEAEGSQAASCGLIMGSTPYDAPSSSSSGCPSPAPHSSSDPDDSPPKLLPETLSPAIPDWRESEVLDLSIPPESAATSKRSPPGGCSGGQTPSLSLSSSDPEQEAGDWRPEMSPCSNVVVTDVTSNLLTVTIKEFCNAEDFEKVAAGGGGGGSK, encoded by the exons ATGGAGCTGTCTGCAGTGGGGGAGCGCGTCTTCGCCGCCGAGTCCATCATCAAGCGGCGCATCCGAAAG GGGCGCATCGAGTACCTGGTGAAATGGAAAGGCTGGGCCATCAA GTACAGCACCTGGGAACCCGAGGAGAACATCCTGGACTCCCGCCTCATCGCCGCCTTTGAGCAGAA GGAACGAGAACGTGAGCTGTACGGGCCCAAGAAGAGAGGACCTAAGCCTAAAACTTTTCTCCTGAAG CCTGGTTCTAGCGCCTCCTCTCCCAAGCTCCACTCCAGCGCTGCAGTGCACCGGCTCAAGAAAGACATCCGGCGATGCCATCGCATGTCCCGGCGCCCCCTTCCCCGTCCAGACCCCCAGAATGGTGGGAGCGTGGGTGGCGGGACTGGCATCCGTCCTCCTGTCTCACCCTTCTCGGAGACCGTCCGCATCATCAACCGTAAGGTGAAACCCCGTGAGCCCAAGCGCAGCCGCATCATCCTCAACCTCAAAGTCATTGACAAAGGTGGGAAGCCAGCCAACGGGGCCGGGGGCCTGGCTCGGCCCAAGATCCCGTCCCGAAACCGCGTCATTGGCAAGAGCAAAAAGTTCAGCGAGAGCGTCCTCCGCACCCAGATCCGCCACATGAAGTTTGGCGCCTTTTCGCTCTACAATAAGCCGTCCACTGCGCCTGCCCCCTCTTTGGAGGGCAAAGGGGAGGCTGAAGGCTCCCAGGCAGCCTCTTGTGGGCTCATTATGGGTTCCACCCCCTATGATGCCCCCAGCTCCAGTTCCTCCGGCTGCCCGTCGCCCGCCCCCCACTCCTCATCCGATCCAGATGATTCCCCTCCGAAGCTGCTCCCCGAGACCCTCAGCCCAGCCATCCCCGACTGGCGCGAGTCGGAGGTCCTTGACCTCTCAATCCCACCCGAGTCGGCCGCCACCAGCAAGCGTTCTCCCCCAGGAGGGTGCAGTGGGGGGCAGACGCCCTCCTTGTCCCTCTCCTCTTCTGATCCAGAGCAGGAAGCTGGCGACTGGCGTCCTGAGATGTCCCCTTGCTCTAACGTGGTGGTCACAGATGTCACCAGCAACCTTCTCACCGTCACCATCAAGGAGTTCTGCAACGCAGAAGATTTTGAGAAGGTGGCAGCGGGCGGTGGTGGCGGAGGCAGCAAGTGA
- the CBX6 gene encoding chromobox protein homolog 6 isoform X1 has product MELSAVGERVFAAESIIKRRIRKGRIEYLVKWKGWAIKYSTWEPEENILDSRLIAAFEQKERERELYGPKKRGPKPKTFLLKARAQAEALHIGDVHFSVKPGSSASSPKLHSSAAVHRLKKDIRRCHRMSRRPLPRPDPQNGGSVGGGTGIRPPVSPFSETVRIINRKVKPREPKRSRIILNLKVIDKGGKPANGAGGLARPKIPSRNRVIGKSKKFSESVLRTQIRHMKFGAFSLYNKPSTAPAPSLEGKGEAEGSQAASCGLIMGSTPYDAPSSSSSGCPSPAPHSSSDPDDSPPKLLPETLSPAIPDWRESEVLDLSIPPESAATSKRSPPGGCSGGQTPSLSLSSSDPEQEAGDWRPEMSPCSNVVVTDVTSNLLTVTIKEFCNAEDFEKVAAGGGGGGSK; this is encoded by the exons ATGGAGCTGTCTGCAGTGGGGGAGCGCGTCTTCGCCGCCGAGTCCATCATCAAGCGGCGCATCCGAAAG GGGCGCATCGAGTACCTGGTGAAATGGAAAGGCTGGGCCATCAA GTACAGCACCTGGGAACCCGAGGAGAACATCCTGGACTCCCGCCTCATCGCCGCCTTTGAGCAGAA GGAACGAGAACGTGAGCTGTACGGGCCCAAGAAGAGAGGACCTAAGCCTAAAACTTTTCTCCTGAAG GCTCGGGCCCAAGCGGAGGCCCTCCACATTGGGGATGTACACTTTTCTGTCAAGCCTGGTTCTAGCGCCTCCTCTCCCAAGCTCCACTCCAGCGCTGCAGTGCACCGGCTCAAGAAAGACATCCGGCGATGCCATCGCATGTCCCGGCGCCCCCTTCCCCGTCCAGACCCCCAGAATGGTGGGAGCGTGGGTGGCGGGACTGGCATCCGTCCTCCTGTCTCACCCTTCTCGGAGACCGTCCGCATCATCAACCGTAAGGTGAAACCCCGTGAGCCCAAGCGCAGCCGCATCATCCTCAACCTCAAAGTCATTGACAAAGGTGGGAAGCCAGCCAACGGGGCCGGGGGCCTGGCTCGGCCCAAGATCCCGTCCCGAAACCGCGTCATTGGCAAGAGCAAAAAGTTCAGCGAGAGCGTCCTCCGCACCCAGATCCGCCACATGAAGTTTGGCGCCTTTTCGCTCTACAATAAGCCGTCCACTGCGCCTGCCCCCTCTTTGGAGGGCAAAGGGGAGGCTGAAGGCTCCCAGGCAGCCTCTTGTGGGCTCATTATGGGTTCCACCCCCTATGATGCCCCCAGCTCCAGTTCCTCCGGCTGCCCGTCGCCCGCCCCCCACTCCTCATCCGATCCAGATGATTCCCCTCCGAAGCTGCTCCCCGAGACCCTCAGCCCAGCCATCCCCGACTGGCGCGAGTCGGAGGTCCTTGACCTCTCAATCCCACCCGAGTCGGCCGCCACCAGCAAGCGTTCTCCCCCAGGAGGGTGCAGTGGGGGGCAGACGCCCTCCTTGTCCCTCTCCTCTTCTGATCCAGAGCAGGAAGCTGGCGACTGGCGTCCTGAGATGTCCCCTTGCTCTAACGTGGTGGTCACAGATGTCACCAGCAACCTTCTCACCGTCACCATCAAGGAGTTCTGCAACGCAGAAGATTTTGAGAAGGTGGCAGCGGGCGGTGGTGGCGGAGGCAGCAAGTGA